The sequence TACGTCGTCGCGGCGGCCGGACAACACCTTCGCGGGCGTGTCCGTGGACGAGTTCGGCACGACCGACCTGGACATCCGGGTGCAGACCCGGGCGGTGATCGAGAACATCCGCGACCTGCTGCGCTCGGTCGGTGCCGACCTGTCCGACCTCGTGCAGGTCACCAGTTACCTGGTCAACATGAATGACTTCGGTGGATACAACGAGGTGTGGGCGGAGTTCTTCGACGCCACCGGGCCGACCCGGACCACGGTGGCGGTGCACCAGCTGCCGCATCCGCACCTGCTGATCGAGATGCAGGCCGTGGCCCTACTTCCGTCGGGAGGTCCGTCATGAGTGAGATCGCCGAGCCGTTCAGCTTCCAAGGCTGGATCGGGGAGAACCAGCACCTGCTCAAGCCGCCGGTGGGCAACAAGGAGATGCTGCCGGGCAGCGACGACTTCATCGTCATGGTGGTGGGTGGCCCCAACCAGCGCACCGACTTCCACGTCGACCCGTACGAGGAGTTCTTCTACCAGGTCAAGGGCAACATGCACGTCAACCTGATGCTGCCGGAGGGCCCCCGTACGGTGCACATCCGCGAGGGTCAGATGTGGATGCTGCCGCGCAACACCCCGCACTCGCCGCAGCGGCCCGAGGCCGGCTCGATCGGCATGGTGATCGAGCGGGTCCGCGAGGAGGGCACGCTGGAGAAGTTCCAGTGGTACTGCCCCGAGTGCAGCCACAAGGTGCACGAGGTGGAGCTCCAGGTCCGCGACATCGCCGCCGACCTGCCCCCGGTCTTCTCGGCCTTCTACGCCGACGAGAAGGCCCGCACCTGCACCAACTGCGGCGCGCTGCACCCGGGCAAGGGCTGATGCCGGGACGTGTCGTGGACGTGCACACGCACGTCGTACCCAAGGGGTGGCCGGACCTCGCCGCGGCGTGCGGCGGGTCCGGCTGGCCCTGGCTGCGGGTGGACTCCGAGCGCGCCGCCATGATCATGGTGGGGGAGACGGAGTTCCGGCCGGTCGGGGCGGAGTGCTGGGACGCGGAGACCCGGCTGGCCGACATGGCCGCCGACGGCGTGGACGTGCAGGTCGTCTCGCCCACCCCGGTCTTCTTCAGCTACGACCGCCCGGCCGAGCAGGCGGTCAAGGTGGCCCGGATCTTCAACGACCTCACCCTGGAGGTCACCGCCGGCGGTGGCGACCGGCTGGTGCCGTTCTGCCAGGTGCCGTTGCAGGACCCGGACCTGGCCTGCGCGGAGCTGGACCGCTGCCTCGCGGCCGGCCATGCCGGGGTGGAGATCGGCAACCACGTCGGCGACCGCGACCTCGACGATGTCGGCATCGTGCAGTTCCTGACCCACTGCGCACAGGTGGGCGCCCCGGTCTTCGTGCACCCCTGGGACATGCCGGGCGGCCCGCGGCTGGATCGCTGGATGGCCCGCTGGCTCACC comes from Micromonospora viridifaciens and encodes:
- a CDS encoding RidA family protein — translated: MTARVVAGKAVPRGAFPHVKVAGGFVFVSGTSSRRPDNTFAGVSVDEFGTTDLDIRVQTRAVIENIRDLLRSVGADLSDLVQVTSYLVNMNDFGGYNEVWAEFFDATGPTRTTVAVHQLPHPHLLIEMQAVALLPSGGPS
- a CDS encoding 3-hydroxyanthranilate 3,4-dioxygenase, translating into MSEIAEPFSFQGWIGENQHLLKPPVGNKEMLPGSDDFIVMVVGGPNQRTDFHVDPYEEFFYQVKGNMHVNLMLPEGPRTVHIREGQMWMLPRNTPHSPQRPEAGSIGMVIERVREEGTLEKFQWYCPECSHKVHEVELQVRDIAADLPPVFSAFYADEKARTCTNCGALHPGKG
- a CDS encoding amidohydrolase family protein gives rise to the protein MPGRVVDVHTHVVPKGWPDLAAACGGSGWPWLRVDSERAAMIMVGETEFRPVGAECWDAETRLADMAADGVDVQVVSPTPVFFSYDRPAEQAVKVARIFNDLTLEVTAGGGDRLVPFCQVPLQDPDLACAELDRCLAAGHAGVEIGNHVGDRDLDDVGIVQFLTHCAQVGAPVFVHPWDMPGGPRLDRWMARWLTGMPAETHLSVLALILGGVFDRVPETLRICFAHGGGSFPFWLGRADNAWHRRGDLVRGASTAPPSSYVDRFCVDSVVFDPAALRLLVDTMGEDRVLVGSDYPYPLGERPVGQVVRKADFLTADQRDKLLSRNALRFLGRG